In Candidatus Hydrogenedentota bacterium, a single window of DNA contains:
- the gspE gene encoding type II secretion system ATPase GspE, which translates to MGTGQELQLCEILIRDGRIHLEQVQEALELQKLRPKRIGEILLDLGYVEEEAILLALSEQFDIPYVTSIKGDIDSALTTKAPINFIREYHMVPYKQNGAAYYVAVNDPVNLLPLDDLRLLLGGPVVPVLCRKEEIQHIIDAYFDQAGENAADMIDSLTVEGGEGTTVHSLDTVESERDLLDLANEAPIIKLINLVISGAIKERASDIHIEPFEREVRVRYRIDGVLYEKFNVPRAQLAAVVSRVKIMANLNIAEHRLPQDGRIKIRLSGKEIDIRVSIIPIAHGERVVMRILDKGSFLLSLEELGMDERDHKHMDKLIQNSHGIILVTGPTGSGKSTTLYAALQRVNSTDKNIITVEDPIEYQIPGIGQIQVRPKIGLTFAAGLRSILRQDPDIILVGEIRDHETAEMAVQASLTGHLVFSTLHTNDSAGAITRLVNMGIEPFLVTSSTIAIQAQRLVRRICQHCRQECAAEAESFRDLGLSTEKYGELRAWQGKGCEACSGRGYLGRTGIFELLVMTPHIQSLALEGTDSNVIKREARKDGMRTLREDGAQKVLRGLTTIEEVLRITRDDLVEEVT; encoded by the coding sequence ATGGGTACGGGTCAAGAACTGCAGTTGTGCGAAATCCTTATCCGCGACGGGCGGATCCATCTCGAGCAGGTCCAGGAAGCGCTCGAACTGCAGAAACTCCGGCCGAAGCGGATAGGCGAGATTCTGCTCGACCTGGGCTATGTCGAGGAGGAAGCCATCCTCCTCGCGCTGAGCGAGCAGTTTGACATTCCTTATGTAACGTCAATCAAGGGCGACATCGATTCGGCGCTGACGACGAAAGCACCCATCAACTTCATTCGCGAATATCACATGGTGCCGTATAAGCAGAACGGCGCCGCCTACTACGTGGCCGTGAATGACCCGGTCAATCTGCTGCCGCTCGACGACCTGCGCCTCCTGCTCGGCGGGCCGGTTGTCCCCGTGTTGTGCCGGAAAGAGGAAATCCAGCACATCATCGACGCCTATTTCGATCAGGCCGGCGAAAACGCCGCCGATATGATTGACAGTCTCACCGTCGAAGGGGGCGAAGGCACCACCGTCCACAGTCTGGACACCGTGGAATCCGAACGCGACCTGCTGGACCTTGCGAACGAAGCGCCCATCATCAAGCTGATCAACCTCGTCATTTCCGGTGCGATCAAGGAGCGCGCTTCGGACATCCACATCGAGCCGTTCGAGCGAGAAGTGCGCGTGCGGTACCGGATCGACGGCGTTCTCTACGAGAAATTCAACGTGCCGCGCGCGCAGTTGGCGGCGGTCGTCTCGCGCGTCAAGATCATGGCGAACCTGAACATCGCCGAACACCGGCTGCCGCAGGACGGCCGCATCAAGATCCGCCTGAGCGGCAAGGAAATCGATATCCGCGTGTCGATCATCCCTATCGCCCATGGGGAACGGGTCGTCATGCGTATCCTCGACAAGGGCAGCTTCCTGCTCAGTCTCGAGGAACTGGGCATGGATGAGCGCGACCACAAGCACATGGACAAGCTGATCCAGAATTCGCACGGGATCATCTTGGTCACGGGGCCCACGGGTTCGGGCAAGTCCACCACGCTCTATGCCGCGCTGCAGCGCGTCAACTCGACCGATAAGAACATCATCACGGTCGAGGACCCCATCGAATACCAGATTCCCGGCATTGGCCAGATCCAGGTGCGCCCGAAGATTGGGCTGACGTTTGCCGCGGGGCTGCGCAGCATTCTGCGCCAGGACCCCGACATCATTCTCGTCGGCGAAATCCGCGACCACGAAACCGCGGAAATGGCCGTGCAGGCGTCGTTGACCGGGCACCTCGTGTTTTCGACGCTGCACACGAACGATAGCGCGGGCGCCATCACGCGCTTGGTCAACATGGGCATCGAACCGTTTCTCGTCACGTCCTCGACCATCGCGATCCAGGCGCAGCGTCTTGTGCGGCGAATCTGTCAGCACTGCCGCCAGGAGTGCGCGGCCGAGGCGGAGAGTTTCCGCGACTTGGGCCTGTCAACCGAGAAATACGGCGAACTCCGCGCATGGCAGGGAAAAGGCTGCGAGGCCTGCTCGGGCCGCGGCTACCTGGGCCGGACCGGCATCTTCGAATTGCTGGTCATGACGCCGCACATCCAGTCGCTCGCCCTCGAAGGCACCGACTCGAACGTGATAAAGCGCGAGGCCCGCAAGGACGGCATGCGCACGCTCCGCGAAGACGGCGCCCAGAAAGTGCTGCGCGGCCTGACGACCATCGAGGAAGTGTTGCGCATCACGCGGGACGACCTCGTCGAGGAAGTAACGTAG
- the gspD gene encoding type II secretion system secretin GspD: MRRMYGTRWVVVLMAAGLSGLTAQAQQQEVVYDEATGEVLYVGGDAQQTEVVEGEYVPPQEPVQPGVPPEVAPPPVPEEVPPAEPLPPEEITQPEEPYVQPPPTPRPRPTRPSPTRPQRVLPSGPRPTPGGAPRATPGTVSTATPSLEDKDGKTPGEPIDFSYDNAELSAVIASIAAATGKNFDLDPNIGSTPVTVITHSKIPPEMAYEVLESILASRGFSMVETLDGRLVKILPTPEAIPSDKTPLQRGAEKVPETYDTLSTHIVAVKYADATDLSTILARLGSKNARIDVYVPTQTLIITDTADGLRRMFSFVEEVDIPGFETAMEIFTLEYTRAEVLQQQVEQVLLDTAGATGRPQPGAPMVQAPVPTRPTRTVRPTVPGATPSQVIGTREEVLRMVPDERLNALIVVASEGMMERVRDLVKRLDTPTPYEANNLHIYELLHADAEQVEQALQGVIGTAPRAASGGGPGGAGGGGGGGAAPAQASEVQPFEQKIQITRYDQTNSLLVVASPQDYKLLEVFIARLDVPPRQVHVDAVVMDVTISDDYGLTVDAATITGEDGFGLTSTANISQIYAALAGTAQAANGIVVGPESGIAAGAALLGLGANGGLTTGVFDEISFEFNGKKFSLPFVPLLFQAIEKLTDVEVLSQPSLLTVDNEEASIVVGQEVPFVVGTSSPRTSGEGDLISTGFTRVQREEVGVKLKVTPQISEGDYVALNLEIEVSDLDAQQVGTVDILGPTTNKSLITNRVVVKDGGTAVIAGLIRDNKSRKVTQSPYLGDLPLVGWLFQSKSQTRNKRNMVVLVTPHIVKEGIDLNRVTQYKVAEYRDANIDVLFEKGFFRRIKRKHEQRTEHRPTSQRTEALVGAGPATGFGRGDIKR; encoded by the coding sequence GTGCGGAGAATGTATGGGACGCGCTGGGTTGTGGTGCTTATGGCGGCGGGGCTCTCGGGCCTGACGGCGCAAGCACAGCAGCAGGAAGTAGTCTACGACGAGGCGACCGGCGAGGTGTTGTACGTCGGCGGCGACGCGCAACAGACCGAGGTGGTCGAAGGCGAGTACGTCCCGCCTCAGGAACCGGTGCAGCCCGGCGTGCCTCCGGAAGTGGCGCCGCCGCCCGTGCCTGAGGAGGTGCCGCCCGCCGAGCCGCTGCCGCCAGAGGAGATAACGCAGCCCGAAGAACCCTATGTTCAACCGCCGCCCACGCCGCGCCCGCGTCCGACGAGGCCCTCGCCGACACGGCCGCAGCGTGTGCTGCCGTCGGGGCCCCGCCCCACGCCTGGGGGGGCGCCTAGGGCCACGCCCGGAACGGTCAGCACGGCGACGCCGTCGCTGGAAGACAAGGACGGGAAAACGCCCGGCGAACCGATTGACTTCAGTTATGATAACGCCGAACTGTCCGCCGTAATTGCCTCGATTGCCGCGGCAACCGGCAAGAATTTCGACCTGGACCCGAACATCGGGTCGACGCCGGTGACTGTCATCACGCACAGCAAGATTCCGCCCGAGATGGCGTACGAAGTGCTCGAGTCCATCCTTGCCTCGCGCGGTTTTTCGATGGTGGAAACGCTGGATGGCAGGCTGGTCAAGATTCTCCCGACGCCCGAGGCTATTCCTTCGGACAAGACGCCGCTGCAGCGGGGCGCCGAGAAGGTGCCGGAGACCTACGATACGCTTTCCACGCACATCGTCGCCGTCAAATATGCCGATGCGACCGACCTGTCCACCATCCTCGCGCGCCTTGGTTCCAAGAACGCGCGAATCGACGTGTACGTGCCGACCCAAACCCTGATCATTACGGATACGGCGGACGGTTTGCGCCGCATGTTCTCTTTCGTCGAAGAAGTGGACATCCCCGGCTTCGAGACCGCGATGGAGATCTTCACCCTCGAATACACGCGCGCCGAAGTGCTGCAGCAGCAGGTCGAACAGGTGTTGCTTGACACCGCAGGCGCTACCGGGCGGCCGCAACCCGGCGCGCCGATGGTCCAGGCGCCCGTGCCGACGCGGCCGACGCGCACGGTCCGCCCCACGGTCCCGGGCGCGACGCCCTCGCAAGTCATCGGAACGCGCGAGGAAGTGCTGCGCATGGTGCCCGATGAACGGCTGAACGCGCTGATCGTCGTCGCCTCGGAAGGGATGATGGAGCGTGTCCGCGACCTCGTGAAGCGTCTCGATACCCCGACGCCGTACGAGGCGAACAACCTGCACATATATGAATTGCTGCATGCCGACGCGGAGCAGGTCGAGCAAGCGCTTCAGGGCGTGATCGGCACGGCTCCGCGCGCGGCGAGCGGCGGCGGCCCGGGCGGCGCGGGTGGCGGCGGTGGGGGCGGCGCGGCCCCGGCGCAGGCGTCGGAGGTGCAGCCGTTCGAGCAGAAGATTCAGATTACGCGCTATGACCAGACGAATTCGCTGCTCGTCGTGGCTTCGCCTCAGGACTACAAGCTCCTCGAGGTCTTTATCGCCCGGTTGGACGTTCCCCCGCGGCAGGTGCACGTGGACGCCGTGGTCATGGACGTGACCATCTCGGATGACTACGGACTAACCGTGGACGCGGCGACGATCACCGGCGAAGACGGTTTCGGGCTGACGAGCACCGCGAACATCTCGCAGATTTACGCCGCGCTCGCGGGCACGGCGCAGGCCGCGAATGGCATCGTCGTCGGTCCCGAGTCGGGCATCGCGGCAGGCGCGGCGCTGCTCGGGCTGGGCGCGAACGGCGGCCTGACTACGGGCGTCTTCGACGAGATTTCGTTCGAGTTCAACGGCAAGAAGTTCTCGCTGCCCTTCGTGCCGCTCCTGTTCCAGGCCATCGAGAAGCTTACGGACGTCGAGGTGCTCTCGCAGCCCAGCCTGCTCACGGTGGACAACGAGGAGGCGTCCATCGTCGTCGGCCAGGAAGTGCCGTTCGTTGTGGGCACGTCCAGTCCGCGCACGAGCGGTGAAGGCGACCTGATTTCGACGGGGTTCACGCGCGTGCAGCGCGAAGAGGTTGGCGTCAAGCTCAAGGTAACGCCGCAAATCAGCGAAGGTGACTACGTTGCCCTCAATCTCGAGATCGAGGTATCGGACCTCGACGCGCAGCAGGTCGGCACGGTCGATATCCTGGGGCCGACGACGAACAAGTCGCTCATTACCAATCGCGTGGTCGTGAAAGACGGCGGCACGGCGGTGATCGCGGGCCTGATCCGCGATAACAAGAGCCGCAAGGTCACGCAATCGCCGTACTTGGGCGACCTGCCGCTGGTGGGCTGGCTGTTCCAGTCCAAGTCGCAGACCCGCAACAAGCGGAACATGGTGGTGCTGGTTACGCCGCACATCGTGAAGGAAGGCATCGACCTGAACCGGGTTACGCAATACAAAGTGGCCGAGTACCGCGACGCGAACATCGACGTCTTGTTCGAGAAAGGCTTCTTCCGGCGCATCAAGCGCAAGCATGAGCAGCGCACGGAACATCGCCCGACCTCCCAGCGCACGGAAGCGCTGGTTGGCGCCGGGCCGGCGACCGGGTTCGGCCGGGGCGACATCAAGAGGTAA
- the gspF gene encoding type II secretion system inner membrane protein GspF has translation MPVFEYTAIEKGTGKKTRGVVDADTLPAARGKLRELGLYPTEIVESNRVEVDMTARSVRRAKRARGGVSSRDLALMTRQLATLLQAGMPLIEALSALLEQTSKTRLKSIIFEVRDKVNSGAGLGDAIEEHPRIFSTLYANMVRAGEMSGTLEQVLFRLADILDRQAKLKSQIASSLAYPAFMALFALGIIVFLMLVIVPRIKLIFEKQEQELPVLTEILINSSEFLARYSPVIVLAIFGVVLLWRLWISREEGRKRWDRWKLRFPLYGNLHLKLICARLSRTLGTMLQSGLTMLRALDVVNTVIDNRHIQLYMEDVKSGVRRGRDLAVPLKETGIFPPMMIHMIDLGQRSGELENMLVKVADTYDDDVRLTVDALVGLLEPVIIIVMGIFVGFLVLAILLPILNMSTNIGG, from the coding sequence ATGCCCGTATTCGAGTACACCGCCATAGAAAAAGGCACGGGCAAGAAGACGCGCGGCGTGGTCGACGCGGATACGCTGCCGGCGGCCCGCGGCAAGCTGCGCGAACTCGGTCTGTACCCCACCGAGATCGTCGAGAGCAACCGGGTCGAGGTCGACATGACCGCGCGCAGTGTGCGCCGCGCAAAGCGCGCCCGCGGCGGGGTGTCCTCGCGCGACCTCGCCCTGATGACGCGCCAGTTGGCGACCCTGCTGCAGGCCGGCATGCCCTTGATCGAAGCGTTGAGCGCGTTGCTCGAGCAGACCTCCAAGACCCGATTGAAGAGCATCATCTTCGAGGTGCGGGACAAGGTGAACAGCGGCGCGGGGCTCGGCGACGCCATCGAGGAGCATCCGCGCATCTTCTCCACGCTCTACGCGAATATGGTGCGCGCCGGGGAAATGAGCGGCACTCTGGAACAGGTGCTGTTCCGCCTCGCCGACATCCTCGACCGCCAGGCCAAGCTGAAATCCCAAATTGCCTCGTCGCTAGCCTATCCGGCGTTCATGGCTCTGTTCGCCCTGGGCATCATCGTGTTCCTGATGCTGGTCATCGTGCCGCGTATCAAGCTCATTTTCGAGAAACAGGAACAGGAATTGCCCGTCCTCACCGAGATTCTCATCAATTCGAGCGAGTTCCTGGCGCGGTACTCCCCCGTCATCGTGCTGGCCATATTCGGCGTTGTTCTGTTGTGGCGTCTGTGGATTTCCCGCGAGGAAGGCCGCAAGCGCTGGGACCGCTGGAAACTGCGGTTTCCCCTGTATGGAAACCTGCATCTGAAGCTGATCTGCGCGCGGCTGTCCCGGACGCTCGGCACGATGCTTCAGAGCGGGCTTACCATGCTGCGCGCGCTCGATGTGGTCAACACCGTTATCGACAACCGGCACATCCAGCTATACATGGAGGACGTGAAAAGCGGCGTGCGGCGCGGGCGCGACCTGGCCGTGCCCCTGAAGGAAACGGGCATCTTCCCGCCTATGATGATCCACATGATCGACTTGGGCCAGCGCAGTGGCGAACTGGAGAACATGCTGGTCAAGGTGGCGGACACCTACGACGACGATGTCCGTCTCACCGTGGATGCGCTCGTCGGACTGCTGGAACCGGTTATAATAATCGTGATGGGCATATTTGTCGGGTTCCTGGTGCTCGCCATTCTATTGCCCATCTTGAACATGAGCACCAACATCGGAGGCTGA